The genome window CGTCTTCGAGTGCCCGGGTTCGAGGCCGTGCAGCGCGCCGAGCAGCAGCGCGGCGGCGAACAGCGCGAGCGGCGAGGCCGCCCCCGCCTCGATCAGCGAGACGAGATCCATGATCCGCCCTCCTCAGAGATACTTCGCGATCGCCTGGAACTCGCGGAGGGTTTCCGCGGGGTCCTGGCCGTCGGCGAGGTGGGATTCGAGGCAATGGTCGATGTGGTCGCGGATGAAGGTCTGCTTGGCGCTCTTCATCGCCGCCTCGACCGCGTGCATCTGCTGCGCCACGTCGGCGCAGGGGCGGCCGTCCTCGATCATCGCGACGATCGCGCGGAGGTGGCCCTCGGCGCGCTTCAGGCGCTTCACCACTTCGGCGT of uncultured Alphaproteobacteria bacterium contains these proteins:
- the nreA gene encoding NreA protein — protein: MPHVHESHAEVVKRLKRAEGHLRAIVAMIEDGRPCADVAQQMHAVEAAMKSAKQTFIRDHIDHCLESHLADGQDPAETLREFQAIAKYL